In Deltaproteobacteria bacterium, the genomic stretch ATGATAACGCCGAACATCACTCCCACCACCACTATGACCACAGGCTCGACGAGCTTGCCTATCTTCTGCGACACGTCGTCGAGCACCTCTATGTAATGGTCGGCGAGATAGGCGTACTGCTCATCGAGGCTGCCGCTCGTCTCCCCTATGTCGACCATGCGCGTCACCATGACGGGGAAGACCCGGTGCTTGCGCATGGCGTCGGAGATGCGGCTGCCCACCGAGATGTCGCGCATGGTCTCGTAGATGGCCTGCCTGAAGACCTCGTTTCCTATGACCTCCGAGACTATCTCCAGGGAGCGCGTTATGGGCACGCCCGCGGCGGCCAGTATCCTCTGCTGCTCGCAGAAGAGGGCGAGGAGCTTGTTGTAGAGTATCTGCCTGAGGATCGGGAAGCGGATGAGCAGTGCGTCGGTGTAGTAGCGCGTCTCGGGCTTCATGCGCAGCAGCTTGTAGAGGAGCACGAGCACAAAGGGCAGGATCGGGATGACGAACCAGTAGCTGCGCGTCAGCCCGCTCATCACCAGCAGGGTGCGCGTTATGGGGGGCAGGTCCAGACGCATGCCCTCGAAGATGAGGAGCACCTGGGGCAGCACGTAGGCGAGCCAGAAGATGAGTGAGCCGAAGGTGGTGATGAGCGCGAAGACCGGGTAGATGAGCGCCCTCTTGAGCGAGGAGTAGAGTTCCTCCATGCGCTGGAGGTGGACGGAGACGTCGTAGAGACTCCTGTCGAGGCTGCCCGTCTCCTCGCCCACCCTGGCAAGCCTTATGAATATGTCCGGGAATATCTCCCTGTACTGGGCCAGCGCATCGGAGAAGCTCGAGCCCATCTCGACGAGCCTCCTTATGTTGCCCACCGTCTGGCCCATGTAGCGGTTCTCGGCCGTGGTCTCAAGGTCCTCGAGGGCCGCTATGATGGGTATGCCGGCCCGGAGCATGACCGAGAGGCTCTTGGCCAGCTCGATGACGTCGCGGCGCCTGACGCCGTAGGCGCTGATGCGCTTTACGACGGCGTTGAGCAACTCGTTGGGCCGATATAGCGAGATGACGTAGAGCCCCGAGTCCACGATGCTGTTGAGGGCCGCCTCCTCATCGGTGCCCTCTATGCTTCCCCTGACGACGACGCCGTCGGCGTCGACGGCCTTGTAGCGGAAAGTAGCCATCAGCCGGCCACCCTCAAGACCTCTTCGAAGGTCGTCACGCCGTCGAGGGCCTTCCTCACGGCGTTCTCCTTGAGAGTCGTCATCCCCTCGGCGACCACGGTCTCATGTATCCTGCCCACCGAAGCGCCGGAGTAGATGAGCTCGCGCACGCTGTCGCTCACTATCATGATCTCTCCTATGGCGGTCCGGCCCAGGTAACCCCGGCCCGAGCAATGCCGGCATCCCCTGCCGCGGTACACCTTCTGCGGGCGCTGCTCCATGTCGAGGAGCTCAAAGGTCCTGTCGTCCTCCTCGCCGGGGTCGAGCTCCTCCCTGCACGAAGGACAGATGGTTCGCACCAGCCGCTGGGCTATGACGGCCAGGAGCGAGGAAGAGAGGAGGAAGCGGTCGGCGTCGAGGTCTATGAGTCGGGGCACGGTCGTGACGGCGTCGTTTGTGTGGAGCGTGGAGAGGACGAGGTGGCCCGTGATGGAGGCCCTTATCGCTATGCGAGCGGTCTCGCCGTCGCGTATCTCGCCGAGAAGGATTACGTCCGGGTCCTGGCGCATGAAGCTTCGGCCGGCGAGGGCGAAGTCGTAGCCCGCCTTCTCCGATATCTTGGTCTGTCTCACCATGCTGAGCTTGTACTCCACCGGGTCCTCCACGGTGAGCACGTTCTTGGCGATGAGGTTCACCTCGCGCAGCGCAGCGTAGAGCGTCGTCGTCTTGCCGCTTCCCGTGGGACCGACGACCAGTATCATGCCGTGGGGCTTGGAGAACATGCGGCGCAGCTTGGCCGTGTCCTCGGCGTCGAAGCCGAGGTCGGCCACACTGAGAAGCGAGGTCGAGCCGCCCAGTATCCTTATGACCACGTTCTCGCCGTAGATGGTGGGCACGACGGACAGGCGCATCTCGTAGGGCCTGTCCAGCAGCCTGTAGGTGAAGGAGCCGTCCTGAGGGAGGCGCTGCTCGGCTATGTCGAGTTCCGACAGTATCTTGAGCCTCGATACTATGCCGCTGTGTATCCCCTTGGGCAGGCAGTAGCTGTGCTGGAGCACGCCGTCGATCCTGTAGAAGACGTGAACGGCGTCGGACGAGGGGCTTATGTGCATGTCCGTGCTCTTGCGCCTTATACCGTTTATGATGAGTAGCTCGGCAAGCTCCGAGATGGCCGACACCGGCACCTGGTCGCTTGA encodes the following:
- a CDS encoding type II secretion system F family protein yields the protein MATFRYKAVDADGVVVRGSIEGTDEEAALNSIVDSGLYVISLYRPNELLNAVVKRISAYGVRRRDVIELAKSLSVMLRAGIPIIAALEDLETTAENRYMGQTVGNIRRLVEMGSSFSDALAQYREIFPDIFIRLARVGEETGSLDRSLYDVSVHLQRMEELYSSLKRALIYPVFALITTFGSLIFWLAYVLPQVLLIFEGMRLDLPPITRTLLVMSGLTRSYWFVIPILPFVLVLLYKLLRMKPETRYYTDALLIRFPILRQILYNKLLALFCEQQRILAAAGVPITRSLEIVSEVIGNEVFRQAIYETMRDISVGSRISDAMRKHRVFPVMVTRMVDIGETSGSLDEQYAYLADHYIEVLDDVSQKIGKLVEPVVIVVVGVMFGVIIMGLLLPVYELVTTVG
- a CDS encoding type II/IV secretion system protein translates to MTALRIGELLTSKGCLTKEQLDVALSQQAITGELLGDTLIKLGFVSSKEMARILSEQSGIEFLDIEQFAVSEDALRMVSHDMAESMGFLPLSIDDGTLSIGVTDPTNIRAMDMAARISGKPPRVFIIDAEGFREALESAYYFLENPIGQRISETVGRLRSSDQVPVSAISELAELLIINGIRRKSTDMHISPSSDAVHVFYRIDGVLQHSYCLPKGIHSGIVSRLKILSELDIAEQRLPQDGSFTYRLLDRPYEMRLSVVPTIYGENVVIRILGGSTSLLSVADLGFDAEDTAKLRRMFSKPHGMILVVGPTGSGKTTTLYAALREVNLIAKNVLTVEDPVEYKLSMVRQTKISEKAGYDFALAGRSFMRQDPDVILLGEIRDGETARIAIRASITGHLVLSTLHTNDAVTTVPRLIDLDADRFLLSSSLLAVIAQRLVRTICPSCREELDPGEEDDRTFELLDMEQRPQKVYRGRGCRHCSGRGYLGRTAIGEIMIVSDSVRELIYSGASVGRIHETVVAEGMTTLKENAVRKALDGVTTFEEVLRVAG